The genome window TTACCATTCATAATTATTTACTATTCCTTAATTTAGCAGAGGATTTGTCCAGTGATGGTGTTCTCGATTTAaagcgatgtgtgtgtggaagcacacgCAAGTTCAGGTCACACAATTTTGTGATCTAGAAAGGCTGGGAAACCCTGTCTTATACACAGACATCACTTATTTAAATTGACCACAGCATTGTTTAATActggatcctgattggtcagtAACGTTCCGAGGGTGTGCGTTCATATCACTACCGGGTCGCTGTGGATGGAAGAACCCAACGCTCCCCCTGCTCACCGTGGAGACGGAGAGAACCctggcccccccctcccccaccaggcCGTCCAGCTCCTCTTTGGCGAAGGTGTTGACGATGAAGCTGAGGATGAAGAGCGCAGGCAGGAGCACGCCCAGCAGCCCGCACAGAAAGgagtgcacacgcacactcctgTTGTGGCTCACGTCCGCCCTGAAGGACACAAACGAGCACGGTGGGGAGAGGTCGTCTGACAGATGGACTCTGGATGAAAGCGTTTGCTAAATTCAAGGCAATCAGGTTAATGATATAAttcattattaatatattagtatTATGTGCATCTTAATGTAAGCAAAGTCTGCGATAGAATAGATAAGATCAAATaggtactttattaatcccatgACAACATGTTCAGTTGGTTAACGTTCTCGTTTACTATTCATCTGTTTGGATTATGTGCATGTGATTGTGATATTATTGAGTTGAGACGCTGAACGCCCGTCAGCCAACCGGCGGTTAGGGAGGCGGAGCTCTCTCCTGTCCGTCCAATCACAGGCCTCACAGCGGTGGATACCAGATGTAACGGACCGCTGAGTGACGGGCGGGGCTGCGCTAGGCTACAGCTAACCTAGCTAAGGTTTGGATCAAGTAACTAAACATCGAAATCATGTACTTTGAAAGATTGTTACGTTCTGATAGATTGTTGACGTTCTTACATCCACAGATGTTGTGCACCCTGGTTGTTAGTGGATAAATCCCCAGTGTTCAGAGGCAGTGTGGTGACACACTGTGCGGGCGTATGCATTGGAAACAGTTTTCTAAAGTACTGCACTGCATGTGGGCGAAGGGTTTGGACGGGGGACAGACCAAACTAACCAGAGTACCGGGGATTTGTCACTTCTAGGGGTGAATCGCTTGATGCTTTGAAACGAACCCCACACACGGTCTCCCTGACAGTCCTCCGTATGTTCAGAATGACAGGGAGGAGGTGTTTACCGGTCCTGGGCTAGACGGTCTTTGATAGTGGAGGTGATGAGGTTGCAGTCCTTCTCCAGCTGGTCCAGGGTCTTCTGGACCGCCTGGTTGATGGTCTTCTCGATGGTCTGGCACATACCATCGATCTGGTTCACACAGCGGCTCGGCTGGACGAGACAAAATAACCTCAGGTTAGAGTTTACACCAGGAGCCCCAAAACGCCTTAACGTTAGAGTTCAAACCAAGATACCCAAAACGCCTTAACGTTAGAGTTTACACCAGGAGCCCCAAAACGCCTTAACGTTAGAGTTTACACCAGGAGCCCCAAAACGCCTTAACGTTAGAGTTTACACCATGAGCCCCAAAACGCCTTAACGTTAGAGTTTACACCATGAGCCCCAAAACGCCTTAATGTTAGAGTTCAAACCAAGAGCCCCAAAACGCCTTAACGTTAGAGTTTACACCAGGAGCCCCAAAACGCCTTAACGTTAGAGTTTACACCATGAGCCCCAAAACGCCTTAACGTTAGAGTTTACACCAGGAGCCCCAAAACGCCTTAACGTTAGAGTTTACACCAGGAGCCCCAAAACGCCTTAACGTTAGAGTTCAAACCATGAGCCCCAAAACGCCTTAACGTTAGAGTTTACACCAGGAGCCCCAAAACGCCTTAACGTTAGAGTTTACACCAGGAGCCCCAAAACGCCTTAACGTTAGAGTTTACACCAGGAGCCCCAAAACGCCTTAACGTTAGAGTTTACACCAGGAGCCCCAAAACGCCTTAACGTTAGAGTTCAAACCAAGAGCCCCAAAACGCCTTAACGTTAGAGTTTACACCAGGAGCCCCAAAACGCCTTAACGTTAGAGTTTACACCAGGAGCCCCAAAACGCCTTAACGTTAGAGTTTACACCAGGAGCCCCAAAACGCCTTAACGTTAGAGTTTACACCATGAGCCCCAAAACGCCTTAACGTTAGAGTTTACATCAGGAGCACCAAAAACTGAAGTCTAGGAAGTGCTAAGGCTGGACAGACACCTTGGTACCTCTTGGTCTTTTGGACCGTGTGTCTGGCAACTCTGGTTGTTTTCAGTGATGTTCTCTTATCATTATAAAACTACAAACCCAGTATGTTCCCAGGGCAGCACAGAAAGAGTCCTTGGTCTCAATCCCATTCTGTAAACAAGATGGACGTAGGCTCTGTGACGTAACCGTGGGTTACGCCCTTGTGAAGCCATTGAGCCAGAGGGGCGTCGCCACTGCTTGAGATTTTGCGACCGGCAGCAAAACTCTCCGTATGGACTCAGTGAAGGCCGGTTTTTTAATGGCTGCTCCGCACTCGCCAAAAAACCATTCATATTAATCCTTCATAACTCTTTAATGGAATAAAGCTGTCAAGTGGTGAGTATCTGAGAAGAGCATCTTCTTTGTTTATTGCCGGTCCCCTGATTACCAGGGGTAGGGTGGGTGTAAACACACAGCCCTCCGGGTCGGAGTCACAAAGATACTTGGTGCTAAATCTCCGAATGACGTCCAACTCTGCTCCCAGACTAAAGTGCTGCAGTGAAACAGTCTGGAGCGATTCTAGGTCCTCGTCCGGGCCGCAGTGATCAACAAGGGGTGAGGGTCCAGTAGAGAGCCAGACCCAAGGTGAGCTAAAGAAGAGAGCTAGACCCAAGGTGAGGGTCCAGTAGAGAGCCAGACCCAAGGTGAGCTCAAGAAGAGAGCTAGACCCAAGGTGAGGGTCCAGTAGAGAGCTAGACCCAAGGTGAGGGTCCAGTAGAGAGCCACAACCAAGTTGAGGGTCCAGTAGAGAGCCAGACCCAAGGTGAGGGTCCAGTAGAGAGCCAGACCCTAGGTGAGGGTCCAGCAGAGAGCTAGACCCAAGGTGAGGGTCCAGTAGAGGGCCAGACCCAAGGTGAGGGTCCAGTAGAGAGCTAGACCCTAGGTGAGGGtccagtaataataataaataataataaattttatttatactgcactttatattcaagaatctcaaggcatattcctcaccaggatcgccggaaaaaaaaacaccagcagTGACCAGGAAAATGTCACATCGGCTACTTGTTTTTAGCCGTTGTTTTTAGCCGTTACTAGGGAAACCAAAATAACAAGTGAGCTACACGGCTCTTCACAACAACACAATAACACTGGAACAACTAAAGACAGTCCATAAGCTTGCTTTTCGTCGCTGATGTAGCTTGCAGGGAACCAAGTAGAGATAATATGTCAAcaaaaaatcactttttaaGTAAAATTGGCCAAAATTGGCCCAAATATTGCTTGGAAAAGCGGCGAACAGACAGCGCCAGCGTCCTCTCCGTTTGTTGCCTAGATACAACAGTAGAGAGCCAGACCCGAGGTGAGGGTCCAGTAGAGAGCCTAGACCCGAGGTCTTGTGTTCGGAACACAGCCAACAGGTGAGGGTTAAGAGCTTTGAACTCATACCTCACGTATTTAGTTTATAAATTAACTACCGCGTTCCGGTTGGTTTAACAACGTTAAACAAATTGggggtcaaagttgaaatactGAGGTTTGAGTTCAGCGCTGGAAACTCACTGGGTCGAACTTTATCGCTCAATCCCAGAGAGACATGGCCCAGGTGAGGCTGACCGCACTCATGTGTTCATTCATCATGTGTTCACCCCTCATGTGTTCACTCCCCATGTGTTCACTCCCCATGTGTTCACTCCTCATGTGTTCACTCCCCATGTGTTCACTCCCCATGTGTTCACTCCTCATGTGTTCACTCCCCATGTGTTCACTCCTCATGTGTTCACTCCTCATGTGTTCACTCCTCATGTGTTCACCCCTCATGTGTTCACTCCTCATGTGTTCACTCCTGAGCTCaccttttttttggggggggggggggggggggtctctgagcTCACCttctgggggttgggggtgtgaTGGGGGGTCTCTGACTCACCttctgggggttgggggtgtgaTGGGGGGTCTCTGACTCACCttctgggggttgggggtgtgaTGGGGGGTCTCTGACTCACCttctgggggttgggggtgtgatgggggggtCTCTGACTCACCttctgggggttgggggtgtgaTGGGGGGTCTCTGACTCACCttctgggggttgggggtgtgaTGGGGGGTCTCTGACTCACCttctgggggttggggggggtctCTGACTCACCTTCTGGGGGTTGGGGATGTGATGGGGGGTCTCTGACTCACCttctgggggttgggggtgtgaTGGGGGGTCTCTGACTCACCttctgggggttgggggtgtgaTGGGGGGTCTCTGACTCACCttctgggggttgggggtgtgaTGGGGGGTCTCTGACTCACCttctgggggttgggggtgtgaTGGGGGGTCTCTGACTCACCttctgggggttgggggggggtctctgactCACCTTCTGGGGGTTAGGGATGTAGATGGTGGACATCTCAAAGCCACACTTGTTCAGGCCAGGCCGGCGGCAGAGCTCCTGTACGATCTGCATCATCACCCTCTACAGGAAACACAGCCTCTAGCTTACTGTGGGGGACGAGGCTTCAGACGcagcacacctcacacacaccctctgtaCATATGGTGGGCTATTGGGCTGCTGAGGGCGGGCAAAAGaatgaaataatataataagctCTATATCTACAGATCTCTGTGTGAGCTGTTGCCTGGTTGCATTGCTGGATTAAAGTAAAGTACATTCCCATAATGGGTTCATATATTCAGCTATCTCTCTGATCGGGGAGGGACTCTCTGCCACGATGACGTTATATTATACATTATGTCGTGTGTCCCTGCCGGTCGGTCTCGTTGCCCCTCTGCTAGGAGGACGTTATATTACgatattggtccgaatataagacggccttttatcccctcgaaataggtccgaaaaagtcgggtcgtcttatattcggggtctagtattcagagcgcagcttctcttcttcgcctctccctttaaatgtcactacacattcgcggccgcaggtggcgccaaaaattggttccgggaagaagtagtccagcgtccttaacaaccagcccgttaccggtgtttaaagatggaaagacaggctgaccatttagagacaagtgggtcaggtcaatcaacaacagcggaggagctatgatgccaattttaaaataatggtcgtcaataaggcagagtcaagtaacaactgccaagctgccaagaagctctgggtcacggagtgtaacgtaagaagatggcgagcacaaaaacaacgtctcaaagatgccaacagtcagcgcaaatctggtctgcaaatttttttttctaaatgtttgtgttgaaaacggggggtcgtcttataatcagggtcgtctatTAGACCTCTTGGTCTTTTGGACCGTGTGTCTGGCAACTCTGGTTGTTTTCAGTGATGTTCTCTTATCATTATAAAACTACAAACCCTGTATGTTCCCAGGGCAGCACAGAAAGTACCTGCCGGTCCGTCTCGTTGCCCGCCTCGTCCGCCTTGCTGAGGTAGAAGTGCAGCTTGTCTCCGACGGCGTCGCTGAGCTGCTCCACGATGTTCAGGGTCCGCTTGCACAGAGCCTGACCCATCGGGTCGAAGAACACCAGGACCAGGTCAGCCTGCttccctacagacagacaggcagacaggcagacagacagataggcagacagacaggaacacagataggaacacagacagacatacagacaggaacacagacaggaacacagacagacagacagacagacagacagacagacagacagacagacagacaggtaagagaaggaagagaacTTAATTCATCTTGAAGGCGATGTTACGGGCACAATTGCTCTGACCTTGATTGAAAAATAGGAACActaataaataatgtaaaacatatacaattaaaataaattaaagtgTAAACccaaaaatacagaaaaataTGATGAATGTATAATACGTATACGTATTATACATGTCCATAATACATGTCCATAATAAATGTACCCAAACAAAACATTTCCAGTTCAAACGTCTGTAACTGTAACGCGGTGTGACCTCCATTATCCAGCCAGACTGGCCGTAACCCTTGGTTACGATCAGGTCAGGTGGTGCGGCGTACCCAGCCAGGTGATGGCGCTGTTGACGCTGAAGGGGTACACCATGTCTCCGTCCACCAGGCCGGGCGTGTCCACGAAGGTCAGCAGGCTGAACTTCTTCTGCTTGGAGCTGGAGACCTCAGCGGACAGGTAGTCAGTCACACCTGGGGACgcacgggaacacacacactgggacggGCTGCTggagtgtgtacacacacactgggacggGCTGCTGGGGTGTGTACACACGCACTGGGACGGGCTGCTggagtgtgtacacacacactgggacggGCTGCTggagtgtgtacacacacactgggacggGCTGCTggagtgtgtacacacacactgggacggGCTGCTggagtgtgtacacacacactgggacggGCTGCTGGGGTGTGTACACACGCACTGGGACGGGCTGCTggagtgtgtacacacacactgggacgggctgctggagtgtgtgtgtgtgtgtgtgtgtgtgtgtgtgtgtgtgtgtgtgtgtgtgtgtgtgtgtgtgtgtgtgtgtgtgtgtgtgtgtgtgtgtgtgtgtgtgtgtgtgtgtgtgtgtgttttgagtacTAGTGATGACACCATAACAACCACAGTACTAGTGATGACACCATAACAACCACAGTACTAGTGATGACACCATAACAACCACAGTACTAGTGATGACACCATAACAACCACAGTACTAGTGATGACACCATAACAACCACAGTACTAGTGATGACACCGGTCAGCAGCTGTTACCAGAGCAGGGCTGGCTGAAGGTTGACCCGTCCCGTAACGACTGTGACGAAACACAACACCGTCACATCACAACAGTCAGAGGGCGGCGAGGGGGTGGCCGGTTGTCATGGTTACTCACAACAGCTCTTCAACTGGCAGCTTTAGCGTGAGCGCGGCGTAAAGCTAGCTAGTGAAGAACGACTGTGATGCACCGGGCTGGACGGCCCTACGGGCCACGCTGGGCTGCACCCGCCCCCAAAGACCCCCccacgcgccgcaaaatacaccttatatataatatacatcaaAGTACTTGTTATCCATGGGccgcaaaaaaaacacacacacgcacgcacactcacagtcTTTCATAGACTGGGGAGCCCCGCCCGTTCAGCCGGCGGTTTGAGTTCGCCCggcacaagggtctggagaagagcaacacATCTCTTTCTGcttcgatacgtttttgcgggagccaatcaccaagctggcttttccccctgtcgcactattggctggtttaacagaAGGGCGACAGGGAAgcaacggcaagcagccaattgcgtacagagtcatttgaagtAGGcctgttgatcacgcctcttgtgctgaagaaaatgacagcagcctccccagtCCAACGTGCAACCTACggttgagcttggtctggcaatagccaggctaaatctttcacacacacagatagacacacgcatgtatacacacaagcactcacacacatacacacaaacacacgcatgcacacacatgcacacacacgcacatgcacgcacacgacacacacacacgcaatgtgATTGCGCTAGTTGAGAGTTGGCTGCAGCTGTCGGGCTGAGACACAGATCACACCCTTGTGCCGGAGCCTCCTGGGTGCTGCACATTAGCATTCCTTATGCTAGTGTGACGGTGCTAGACCATCCTACTGATACGCAagaccccccccaacacacacacacacacacacacacacacacacacacacacacactgtgatctCTAACTAACATCACTATATCAACTAGATGAACTCTTCTTCCTCATGAAACTTGCAGATCCCCCTTTGAGTGGGAAGGAAAGGTTAGCAGGAGTGAAAAGAGTCGAAAGAACAGGACGCTCTCATTAAAGAACAGGACGCTCTCATTAAAGAACAGGACGCTCTCATTAAAGAACAGGACGCTCTCATTAAAGAACAGGACGCTCTCATTAAAGAACAGGACGCTCTCATTAAAGAACAGGACGCTCTCATTAAAGAACAGGACGCTGACGGTGACATATTGATCCCTCTTTCACTGTCAGCTCGCCACGATCAACGAGAAAAGCGAACGCAAAGGCAACGGTGACGAGTCTACCTGGTCCCGCGTGCGGGGGAGACGACGgcggaggaggcagagaggctgACTCAACCACGAGTCAAGCAGCCTGAGACGGAACACCCTGCGCTGTCCAATACCGACGAAGTGATGAAGAGCGGTGTAGTCCAAACTCAGCAACAGGTTGTTAAGTACAgtagcaaaacacacacacacacac of Gadus macrocephalus chromosome 11, ASM3116895v1 contains these proteins:
- the si:dkey-98f17.5 gene encoding uncharacterized protein si:dkey-98f17.5, which produces MSSRKPRAVANPLETTTTAPGERILKECHNLYVDSEHGLVKIASSVDVHLLPPRKKIFVMIMGNHSAGKSSFINWYIEEHIQKTGVAIETQGFTFITSGRKRESLTGNATLHLYPHFRPLLEFKGVTDYLSAEVSSSKQKKFSLLTFVDTPGLVDGDMVYPFSVNSAITWLGKQADLVLVFFDPMGQALCKRTLNIVEQLSDAVGDKLHFYLSKADEAGNETDRQRVMMQIVQELCRRPGLNKCGFEMSTIYIPNPQKPSRCVNQIDGMCQTIEKTINQAVQKTLDQLEKDCNLITSTIKDRLAQDRADVSHNRSVRVHSFLCGLLGVLLPALFILSFIVNTFAKEELDGLVGEGGARVLSVSTAVFVYLWAWIPEDGQVVVVMVFGAFCYLLMFLSKYFARQGCNTLSKKEKRTLADYSDYIHDVVRLKKVKLYESYLQQCAAEGDF